The Arachis ipaensis cultivar K30076 chromosome B03, Araip1.1, whole genome shotgun sequence region GGGTAAATTTTCATGTGTGGATTAGGAAGTACCAGACCACGCCAAATGCAAACCACAGGGACATATTGGCAAACCAATTAAAGAATAGAGTTATTGGAGAAGGGGGAAGGAAAGAAAAAGGGGGTGTTAAACCTGCTGTACGAAAAGAAGGAGGAGGATTCAGAAAATAATAGTAAGTATTGCCTAATAAGTTCCAAAGGACATTCACCTAGCAAAGAAAACAGTGAGATGAATATGAAAGACAATAAAGGTAAGTAGCCAACAAGACAGAACTTCAGGATAAATAAATAGCAAGGTGCATGTTGCTTTGAAACAGATTACAGATAATTATATGACCAAGGCAATGGATAAGAGTAAGAccaattaaaagagaaaataCATCAGTAGGGACCGAAAAGGAGAGCATGCACAAGGTAAGTGCCAATGACAGAACTGACATCAGATAAGGGCTGTCTTGAACAGAAGAGGTTTGAATAAAATGAGGATTTTGGATATACAAGGAAGACGAACAAAGAAAATCTCCCCAAACTCTCCAATAAAGGAGACCTTATAGAGGTATTCATTGCAAAGATAGAATAAGAGGCTAACCTGGTTTGTTGCTCCTCCTCCTTCAATCCTTCCCTGGACAAATCACAACACATAATTGCCTATGGGGGGTAAAACTTAATATAAACTGTTTATTTTATCCAAaaagattgattttgaaaaagaagagaataataaAAGTAACTCATCACTTAATATGATATAAGAGGGAAATAATGTTTATGCAAACTGCAAATTGAAGTAGCACACAAGTGCAACGAATTTGGGAACATCGATTCTCGGACACAAGCCCAACCAAGGATGTAGCACATACTGCACTCATATGATGAGGTTTAGTCGAATAAACCCCTCGTGTCAACATGCTTCCTAATTTTGCGACTATCACACCCCTATAGAGCTGAACAACAGAGATAACAGTTGTGGTACCAAATGTATAACAAGTTCATTCTAAACGATTAGTTTTGTCACACTTGTCTAATCCAGCCAATTGATAAGACACATGATAGGATCACAATATATTTCCTTATGCTTTATCAACTTGCATATCGGTGTGTAGAATAGGACCAAGGCTTATAAGGATACCCTGTACCTGCACAGTTCTATATCGAAACATTGTACTGTCCTTACCAACCCCAGAAGCAGTTTATATAGCTCCACATAGCCTCTAATCAGCATTGTTCACTTCTGGTTGAATTATAACTATTAGCTAACCTATCAACCACTACTGTTTAGTTCCAGTGACTCGAGTGCTACAGAAAATTACTATAGTAATAAGATGAAAAGTTGGGAGTGTTTTTAACATAAACAAAGATTTCCATTAACCTTGAACTCAAAGAGGGAGACCAACAACATCATATCATATGATATTATAACAATCATATATGGCCACAAATTTAGCAGGAacaaattcaaaccaaatcaTGAAAGCTTATGGAATAATGATCATATTTGAATTACCAAAAGTCCAAAATGATTCCATGATATCTGAATAAATACCACAAAAGGTTCAACATGAATGAAGTATCCAAACAAGTACATACCGTGTGCCTGCAAAATGTCTAGAACGTCTAGAAATCAAGGTAACACCGAAGTCCCTTCCAAAGATTGATAGGCGAGCCTgccaatttttaaaatcataaataagTCAAACAGGAAAACATTTTTTACCCTTATGTCTTGCATTTATTTCAAAGGAGTCTAAAAAACAGCTTCCAAAGAGTCTTCAAGAGCTCAATGTCCAAAGCTGCTGTCTGATTAAATTTGAGAAGAGGGAAAATTTTCAAGATAATGAACCTTAACCTGCTATATCCTAAGGAACTATAAACCTATCTACCATACCTTTGATGCAGAACCAGAATTAATTTGCTTTAGTAGTAAGTTAGTAACAATTCTCATCTTGTTTTAGTAGTAGGTAGTTTATTTATAGATATTATCAAATTTATCATGGAATCCTGAATGAAAATACATCCTTGAAATAAGCTTATACAAACATTCGAGAAATAACAAAACATACCTGCCTAAAATGGCCATGAACTAAAGCTATGGTCCAAATGGTGTTGTTGCATCTTGATCTGATTGCTTGTGTTAAATAAGCATTCCAAACGAAAATATTATCATACGACATCCCTCCATCTGGATCAGTCGAGACATTCTTTTGCAAACTTTGCATAATAGGGTAAGTGTAACTAAAAAAGAAGTCCTTCGTCAAATCGACACTGGAGAGAAGCTTTTTGTACCTGCGGAAGTGAGAAGATGATGTTTCACTTGTTTTGGATTCTGAATGCAGAGAAGCAAACTATACCTGAAGTTAGCTAGGCCAATTACCTTTGCTCAGTTTTAGAGTGAGCTACGTCAGATTGAATTGTAACATGCGGAATTGTAATCAATTGACTTTCTCTGATGCTATAGATAGCATGACCACATATGGAACCAATTTGTCTACGCTTAGTAACAAGAATCAAATAATAGGATTCCAGAAACCTAATGCACCCTACACAAGAAGGAATGAAATCAATATAACTGGCGGAAATGAAGCATATACGGcacagatagatagatagatgggTATGAAGATGGACAAACCGGCAATTCCAAAGACCTTGGCGACGAAAGTGAGGCCGCCGGTGGCCCTATTGCCTTCGGCAATACGCTGAAGGAGGCTTTTGATTTCATGTGGGGAATACAAGACAGGGTCTTCGCTGATATTCAGATCAGAGGGCTCTGATCGATCGATTTTCAGTACTCGGAAGAACCTCTTGTGGCGATCACTCCCGATCAGGTAGAACCGCTGATAGTATATCAAATGAAACAGTTATTGATTTCTAgggttgaattgaattgaattaaaatgGGGAAAAATAGAAGGGGTAGGTAGGTACCGCTCTGGTTTCATAGAGCCTGAATTTCTCGAGGGCTAAGGAATCAGGATCCGATTCGGGATCATTGGAAGGGTGCACTTTTGCTGAATTGCATTGAGCGTAGACCGATGATCCCGTCTTCTTGACCCCCAATTCAATATTCTCCGGTTTCGCCATCATCCACACTCATCACTCTTCTTTTATCTTCTCTTATCTTTGTCGCCCAATTCAAAATTATATTATACAATcagaatcaaaatcaaataaataaacaagtttcAGCTCTCGCTCCTATTAATGCTTTTGCAGTTTGGACTCTCCACTCTCCAGTTTCCACCCTGATTAATCTCACCAATTGGTCAATTACCAATATTTCTTCTGTTTTGCGGCCACGTAAAATTAGCCATCGCTATATTTTTTGTTTCCCCTGAGCTGAGCTTTATGTATTATActtgttatttttattattaataaaataattaaaactaataatACTGAATTCGTCTATAAGTAGAAAGCCTTTGCTAAATCCCTTCTTGGAAAGGTAACTACTTTTTTACCAGAGCCAAGTTCAAATTTTATACCAGATCAATTACTGTGTTATAAGAAGGTCCAAATATTAGTCCTACATAAGGGGAAAAAACTAGAAAGAAACTGTTTCTAatccaaataatattttaatattttaaaatgcaTAAAATAATGAAGCATGAAGCAGAGAGAATGAATGATGAGGAAGAGAACTACAAGTTATCCATCCATAAGAAAATAAGAGAGGAGGAAGGAGTATAGAACTACCTAGAAGAGAAAGGGAAGAGAAAAATGTCACATATCTCTGTCCACTGCTGTAACAACTTCAGCTTGGCTGGTCCCCAAGCATTCACAGCCACCAGAAGATGCATCACAACATCCTTTGCTGCTAAATCTGGAGGATTTTCACTTAATTCCGTATGCTCTCTTCTCTTAATCTGCACGCCTCGCATTCATTtagattataaatttatttatactAACAAATGCCCTGCTATTTAATCAAGTTCTGTCCACTTAAGCCATGTATATGATGCAGCTTCAGCGTgtctctcatttcatcatttcaAGTTTTCAACTGAATGACTAATCATCTTCCCTGCTATTTAATTTCGCAGATACTTAAAGGTTGTGAAACCTGTAGCGGAAAAGGAGCCATCGAATGCCCTGGATGTAAGGTCATACATATATACATTCCTTAAACATCCACCTTCCTTCCCTAACACATTATTCATTCCTTGCTCGATTTTTTTTTCCTTAACAAATTCGTTCAAACACTGATTATTTATTTTGGAGTATATGACAGGGGACGGGAAAGAATAAGAAGAATGGGAATATATTTGAAAGATGGAAGTAAGTTATTCTCCCTGGCATATACTTTCTCgtgttatattattttatttttcctaacATCAAATAATTAGCTTCTATTGTTGATTCGTTGTAGATGTTTTGACTGTCAAGGATTCGGGCTAAAGAGTTGCCCCAGCTGCGGAAAGGGAGGGTTGACGCCGGAACAGAGAGGAGAAAGATAGAATTTGTTCGACTTATTAATGCCTATAATTCGCAGTTGCAGTGTATTGTATGTATCCCGTGATGAAAAATGCTATTGCTGTATTTTGTAGTGGAATGTATATTTTATTTCCAAATGCAATTAAGTATAAGCGATTGTGAAATAAGATTCCAAAACGGTAATACCAGCGAGAGCAAAGAAAAatagttagaatttattttatttaatatttattaattattgtaatatTAATAATTGAGAAGATTTAATATACATTTTCTCTtcgatataattttaaaaaaaaattgttatggtACTTAAAATTGTGTGtttaatttatcaaaaaaaaGGTAGAGCTGTCAAAATTAGTAATGACTCGTTAGCAGGGGTGTTCAAATACAAACCAATTCAAATTAAACCGTtcatccaatttaattcaaaccGAAATTGATTAAAACCGCattaattcggatttgattggattctattttttgcaaatcGTTGGATCAGATCGGATTTTGgatttacttttcataaccgatccaatccaatccaaactgcacaatgtgttataatattattattttattattatatttacaattatatttataatatattcaatttgttatacatttttatattattcatgtattattattatttaataaatattttatgttcaaaatattatttatttgtttattttaactaacctataattttatttctattgttatgttatcgttggctttttaagatattgttgagacttgttacgttattgttaattatttaaaatttgatgttgagactcgttatatgtattaatttttttaatttacaaaaccgcAAATCCAATCCAATTCAAACCACTTGAAAttagatcggatcggatcggttttttttttttaaatattatccaATCCAAACCACACCGCAAGTAAATTAGTATTCGGATCGGATGAGTTTTTAActcaaaaccgatccaaaccgcaccgcaaacACTCCTACTCATTAGTCAGCTTAGAAAATCGGTTAATTTAGCTCAATTTGTATAATTCTCGAGTTAAATGagttcgaattttttctttttatttttttatttttaggtatataaaatcttttttcATATACAAAAGCTCTCTTTTTTGTTAACTAGTGTTTTAaacttatatataaattataaattttgatCACATTCAAAAAATAAGTGTaatatttcaaattaattttcagatATTTTTAGTTGGATATTTTAACGTTTGATAAATTTTTATTACTAAACTGATTCtaacttttttatttctttaaaccAATTAATAATGTTTTATATTCTATTAAAATATTTAGACAAATCAAATTTTTTatcatttaataaaaatatgaaatttaaaaaaaattgaaatgaaaatgtTTAAAGACTAATCGTCTTTATTAATATTAATCAATATTTCTAGCATTATcttatttttatactattaacacttaaaatttaatatttattagtaTTTAACATGTAAAATATTGACCAagtattgattaaaaaaatttgttgGTCATGTGAGATTcttcaatttaaatttcttgtatcGATACTTTTAATGTAAATGAGTTGGGACTAATTCATTTATGAAATAAAATTTTTGAGTAATTTAGAATAGAGTTAACTATTAATTTGGTATTTAAAAATTTCAGTCGCTCATTAAAAAAAGCTTTTAAAAAATGTTATCGACAAAATAGTTCTAAAATGATttgaaaatatgataaaaataatcaataaatattatatatattttttatgagtaAAAAAGATCTCTAAATTCgttttttagaatatatatttaatatttaattcttTTTGTCGTGTTTTTAATTCTTTCAAGAACTTATTTGTCATTAGTATCTTTTGAGATTTGTTTTGTCAATGATATGAACTTTCAAATACCATTTAATTTTAATAGTTTACCCTTTAGAATTAATCATAATTATTAGACTTAGATCGATCCGGTCAATTCGACCGAAAATTCGATCATATGATCGGATTGAACTACCCAATAGACCATTTTGCATCAAACCCAAGGCTGCGTTTGGTTCATTTCTCTCCAAGATTGAGACATAGACACAAAGACATGAACACCAAGGCACGTGCattatacataaatataattatatttagcAATTGTTATAGACATAACACAAATTATATTAAAAAGACTATTTTATCCTGGTCAATCTTTTGTCTTCATTGTCTTAATTCCTTTCGTCTTTTTTGCaccaaattatttttttcaaaaaaaaagttaaaaaaattacaaaatcataGCCTAATATAAATTCATCCAACAAACAATATTTCATTCACACACGTATATATAACATTTctggaagaaaaaataaaaaataaaaaaaaaagatgaacaaaaaagaaaaaagagcataTCTACAAGATGCAGCACATTATCGACAGTATCACAAGTCAGAAGTGACAAATGAAAATAGAGTTGACGACAGAGTCACTAGCAACGTCGTTATTGGCATGGTAGAGGGAGAAAAGGCACAACAAAGAGTGAAAAAATGAGAGGACGAAGAGAGGACTAAGGAGAATGCAATACCGGTACTGGCGGCGATAATGGAAGCGGTGATGGAAGGAGAGTCAGAGGACAATgttagagagagagggaggaggGAGGTGGGaaaaaagaggaagaaggagCAAACAAAGGAGATAAAGAGGGGCTAGGGTTAAGATAAAACAAGTATTTTAAAAAATTGAGGATAAAAGTGTAAATATTTGTGTCTCATACATTGTATCTTAGTGTCTCAACTTTTAGGAAAGACGCTAAATGCGTATTTGTGCATCAGTGTATCCATCAAAATCTGTGTCTTATGAAATAGTAAACATGTACCATCATGTCTATGTCTCAGTATTCATGTCTCTCTAACCGAAAACAGCCTGATAGAACTCGAACTGACCCAtccaattttaataaaaaatggtGACGCGACCGGTTAAAAAAACCGGATCAGactaggctaattttttttaaattcgaaCAAGTTGTTTCTAAATATTGCAAATTCTTAACAcactcatctctctctctcctcttatCAGCGGATCAACCTCTCTTGGTCTCTGAGATAGTgtttgaaagaaaatagaaattaagaAACAGAGATTAAATTAAGTTTAAATTGTGTTTAGTGTAAAGTATATATGACTGAATTATGTCTCAATATCTTATATCTTAtttagtttaaaataaaaatagagacttAAATAAATGAGATTACCATAATACCCTTCCTAATAAAATCCTATCCTTCTCcttttttcttcccctttttcgATCCATCTCATAGTTATCTCTCTCTATCAAGATTCTAAAAATTGAAGTAGTCATTAAACTGCTCTAGCTACTAGTTTATTGATTTATTGGTTCAACCAGTCCAACCATAATTCAACCGAAATAatcttttataataaaataataaataaaatataaataaacacaccaAAATATAGTTATATTCTAATATAAGTTTCAAAATATCATCCAATTAATACTACTACATTCATATCTAAAATTATTAGCAAGAACAATCTCAATAGCAAAAAACACAATAACAATAATTTAATGAATTAAGAAGAACAAGATTCGAATAAAAAATCTAACAACCTAATAACAAAAAAAACTCTCAATATCAAAATCTCAAGAATCataataacaatttaaaaaattaataatttaataattaaaaaaatagcaaCCCAATAATCTCAAAAACAATAATAGGTATACAACAACAATTTATCAAATAAATAACAACAAAACCTGAAtagaaaaattcaacaaattaaattataacAACTTAACAATTTAGTAAATTAACACAACAGCAGTCCAATAGTTTAGCAAATTACCAACTTAAcaagttcaagaataaaaaatcaCAAACAAAAATATTAAAGACAACAGAGCAACGACATAACAGAAGTAAAAGGATGAAGCATATGAATCCATTTCTAAATTGAAGCAGTTATATGATGAAGGTATAGACATAGGATTCCTGGAGAAGAGGTGGTTGGACCATCGCAGAACTAGAGAAGAGGTAATTGGACCGTCGCGGAACTGAAGCTACGGCCCGCAGCGGAACTGGAACATAGGAGGGTGTAGCACAGCAGAACTGGAGCAGAGGAGGGCTGGAGCGCGATGGAACAAAACCGACGCCGCGAAATAATGGCTGCGCAACGGAAAAATGACACGAGATGAGTTGCAGTGGGATGACGGCTTCGAGCATATGTAATTCGACGCAACGACAAAGACGACGCTAAAGCAGTGGGGCGACGGCTAGACTAGGGGTATACATGTCCCGGCCCTGAATATTTTAGGGGCTAGTTTGATGTGATTTCACCGGGTCTAAGGTCGGATACGGGTCTCAAAAATAAACCCGGTCATTATTTAGAGTCGAATCTGGGTCAAGgtaaacccggcttcacccgagCCATGTGCATCCTAAGGGAACTAAAAAaggtatatatgttttaaattaattctaatattatgttatattaattataagcttattgttttatttttaattacactTGTTGAATCagaaaatagatcaaagaagtatcaaattagaatttatagacaaattcaagttcaaatattGATATCAACTTCTCGGTAACAAGTTTCCtctttataaataagtgcatCATAAATCAGTTTCTTTATAAATAAGCGGTTATGGCATTTGCCCAAACCATTTTTCTTGCCGGTTCGCAGTTCAACGTGCCGTGTCGTGCGTTCTCTCTCTGTCGCGCTCTCTTGAGTTACAGCTCCCTGCCGTGCTGCCTTGTTCGGGTCCGTAGTGTTGCCTCCTTTCCGTTGGTTTCGAGCTGAGTCACCGTCAATCGTGGTAGCTGGTGAGTCCTCGCATTCCCCTACTCTATCTTTcacttttttttctgtttttcctgTCCTTATCAATTTTGTTGTTATAAATCATGACTGAACCATCTTTTATTATTGTATCGAGTTAAATTTATTATTGTATTGAGTTGAATTTATTGCTGTATTGAGTTaaatttattgttgttgttgagttcaATTTGTTGTTATATATCATCCTTTGAGCTATATTTTTTGTTGTTGAAAATTATCATTAAGTGAATTTGTTGTTGAACTACATTTTTTGTTGCTAAAAATTACTAGTGAGTTGAATTTGTTACTGAAAATCATTACTGAGATAAATTTATTtctgtaaaaataaataattgagtaaactaccatttgtacccacaaaagttgaaaacgctgacatatctacccatagaaaaaggaaattatcatttgtacccatgaaatatgggttccgcacaacaaaattatccaaacactaaaaaattacctaaaatccctaaattacccttatcttcaccactacaccacctccttcacctaatcacctttctaaccctaactctcttcacccagccaccacccccACCACCCCTTCTAATCTCAAATTCCACCACCACTATACCTCCATCATGATCTTCTTCACATgctgcagcagcagcagcaacaacaacaataatagaaAAAGCAGAGAAAAAACGGTTCTTCCTCACTGAACAGCGTCGACGACGAtggtggcagtgacacccaccggTGCCGTCGCCCTCTCCTCCTTCTCTGATCTCTTGCGCGCTCTCTTCCTTCCAGACCAGTGACAACGACAGCGACGGAAACCGTCACCAGAACCCTCGCCCTTGTTCACGGATTTACCGGCGAATCCAGGTGGTTCCTCCAGCTCACCGCCATCTACTTCGCCAAGGCTGGATTCGCCACCTGCACCATTGACCATCAGGGCCACGGCTTCTCCGATGGCCTCATCGCCCACATCCCTGACATCAACCCCGTCGTCGACGACTGCATCGCCTTCTTCGACGAATTCTACTCTCGCTTCGATCATTCTCTTCCTTCCTTCCTCTACTCTGAATCTCTCGATGGTGCAATCGCGCTATTAATCACTCTCCACTGCCGCGACTCGCCGGAAAATGTTTCATCCGCGAACCGAGTGTGAGCTCTGATTATGGTGTCCTCCTCTTCGGGGGTGAAGGCCTGATGCTCCACTTGCGGGGAGACACCATCGGAGCCTGCAAAAAATGGATTGGTTCATGAACCTGTAATGAAGAACAAAGCAAAAGGAAATCAGGGGAGAGGTAGATATAACAACGGCAGGGATCAGGCAACGACGGTGGTGGTTCTACGACGCAGAAAGATGTGAAGAGGGTTGGCTATGGCGGCGATAAGGTAGCGTGAAGAGGAGGGTCTCTGACGCAGTAGGCTCTGGTTCGAGGCCGATGGTGATGGTGGCGAGGAGAAGCTGGCACGGTACTCCTGGGCTCAGCGTAGGTCTGCGACGTTGCTGGCGGAGAAGGGGGTGAACAATGATGAGGAGGGTGATACGGTGGTATGTGGTTGATGTTGGAATTGGGTGGCTgaaaaaaatatgagagagagagagagagagaggggaaggaGGAGATGATAGTGGTGCAGAGAatggtagtttaggaattttatttaattttttaggatttggataattttgcttgcaaaaactattttttatgggtacaaatgataatttcctttttctatgggtagatatatcagcgttttcaactttcgtgggtacaaatggtagtttactctaaaTAATTTATGTGTAGAAACTCATAGTCTTAGTCTTTGTCTTTAATTGTTATAATAAGAGTTGATTTAACATTGAGTAAAAAGTAATATTGGATTACTGGTATAATGGTATTTGATggatttatttataaattagttGAACTTACATTTTTCAATAGTTTGTTAATTATTAATTCACTAATTGTGTTatattttgttcttttatttatttaaattaaaaaaatattttgtattagtgAATAATTTGTTATTTAATAatcttatatttatatttaattatgacCGATTAACCGATTCAACATGTGATCCAATAATTAAACTAATGACCTAATAACTCAATCGTATGACCGGATCAATTATCAGTTTGGATCTGAATTTTTTATAACTATGCCATTAACTTATATATGCATGGTAACTTTTTTAGTGGCTAAGTCTTCCAAAACTAATAGTGGCTGGGTGTTGACCATCCAACCCAAGCTTGACATTTGGTATGGGTGTTTGCAAAGATAATCTTTTAAACTCGCATCAATAGTTAGATTATGATAATGTGCGATAAATTTTAGTGAGTTACTATGATAATATCATGTGAGATGTAATTGGGTTCACACAAAAAAAATGATTATTCAAAATTTGTGGGAAAAACAAATGGATTTTTGATGAATGCCATACCAAAAAATACGTTGGACTTCATTTGTAATCCAGTATTAAAACaacatattttcttttttttatgttacTGAAGAATAAGCATTTAGCAAGGCTTAATCAAATCCAAGCACATGCTGCTCACCTGACCATCATCTTCTTTGCAAAAACAAAAACACCATTGCAACGTCGTTTTGCTAGCAAAGGCAGCTCCATAGCATTGCCACCGCATCCTGCGCCTTATAAAATttatctcattttttttaaattaagactTAAAAGTAAGACTCaaatctaaaatttttagataaaaataaaaaaattatatcatttaaaCTATAGTTCATTAATAAAAACTTACATCACATTATTATAACATAACTGTTGATTAGAAAACTGagtaaaaattttcttttaaatattcaTGTCAAATGTCAATCTCCGATTAGATGGTCAATACGGCCATGAGAGATTTAGCCACGAGAGAACTCACCTATATACATAGGATTAGTGACCACATATGAGTACCACAGTACCCCTACCACCCATCGTCCAAATATGTCAAAATTCAGGGATGCAAGTACAAAGATGGTGGTGAGTATTGGATGTAGTCCCGTAGCCAGCAGGTTGAAGTTGGAAGTATAGACAGATAGCATTAACAAGGTAGTTTTGTTTGTTTGTCAATGAGCCTTGCAGTTGCACCTCAAGTCCAAGGTTTCTTATTCTTAAGACCTTATTCACTCACCATTCAGCACTGCCCTTCCCCTTCTCCTCCTTCCATCTCACAAGTCTACGACGACCTTCTCCGCATTTGCTTCCGCTTACAACAAACTAAAACTAATCCCCATCACCATCACGACTACCATGTGTTCGACAATATTCCCAACCACCGAGACGGGGAAATGGCCAAAGTTGTTCATGCACACGCCATCAAACACGACATTTCCTCTGATGGCTTCCTCGCAAGTGCCACCATCGATCTCTACGCCGCTGCCAGCAATGTCCCTTTCGCTCAGAGGTTCTTCCACCAGCTCCATCCCCGTCAGAGACATTTATCCGTTTATAATTCCATCATTTCCATGTACTCAAGGCAGGAGTTATTCCAAAATGCACTCCGGTGTTTCGTTTCTATGATGCGTTTCAGTCAGTTGTCTGACCAATTCACGCACGCTATAGCTCTATCTGTTTGTTCAAAGCTCAAGAACGTTGAATTCGGCACGCTGCTTCACTCCTACGTGATCAAGGCAGGTTTTGAGTCCAATCCGTTCTGCCAGGGTGCTCTTATCGATCTCTATGCTAAATGTGGCTTTCTCCGCCATGCTAGCGCCATATTTGACGCTGCAGTCCACTTGGACACTGTTTCTTGCACGGCTTTGATTTCTGGTTATGTTCGAGCAGGGATGCCGCAGGACGCCCTCcaggtgtttgacaaaatacaGACAGCTGGCTGCTCT contains the following coding sequences:
- the LOC107634210 gene encoding protein EMBRYO SAC DEVELOPMENT ARREST 3, chloroplastic produces the protein MSHISVHCCNNFSLAGPQAFTATRRCITTSFAAKSGGFSLNSILKGCETCSGKGAIECPGCKGTGKNKKNGNIFERWKCFDCQGFGLKSCPSCGKGGLTPEQRGER